Genomic segment of Schistocerca piceifrons isolate TAMUIC-IGC-003096 chromosome 1, iqSchPice1.1, whole genome shotgun sequence:
tgctataatgaatatcacatttgcaagaacgatctcactgaagtaattaagtccatcgaaacgcttagaaactaacctctcggcTGACGAAAacagtctaaagacgcagtggcaatttcttcagatatgttgacaatgatattttgagttatcactttactgagtgactgaaatgtagttcaggtacctgtgaacataacaatatgttagaattcattttctaaatacgaactattacggtactgtacagctacttacatattaattacactattaatattttcacagttgtttctttaatacaaaattaaagccaatcccagctagcactcaagcttatttcaaggtggatattgagtttaggttcagttgaaaattcaagactgaaaaatcaacctgttacacagcttatttcaaggtggatattgagtttaggttcagttgaaaattcaagattgaaaactcaacctgttacacagtttacatcaagctgtaaaaatttagcttgaattaaaataattttcccaagcttgaaataaactgtaatttccctggaaggctgtacagcagatgcgcgcgcagcatagcttccatagacgtccacgggaagcgccacaagcgtttataagccttgcagTTGCACTCACTCTGCTAGGTTTACGGGCATTTTATTTTTGTTGCGtgcgttaatgattgttgactgttgtgaagtttgttttatactggaaaatatttcggaaagtgtgtggcgttccctgccttactgctacaccgGGTCTGAAGAAGATACATAGCGTATTACAGGTACGCTGGTGCATTTTTTCTCTAGTGGTAtgttaatattacaaatgttaaatattattacataacgtaaagaaatatcatattcttttacgtagaaaaattgaacctggatggaagtgaaatggattaccagctaagaaaacatattacaagttgttcagcaaaaagaggtcgttttaaactagctctctagtatgtggcaccaataaattaaaacttaatgttattttacctttttaaaatctcacctttttatatatatcgccctattacatttgtttacttgtaaatacttgcgtgtgtcacaccatgaatgaataatcaTGACGTGTGGAAAGTTTCTTTgctaatacaaatagtaatgacatggtgaacgggAAAAGTGCATtaagaaccagtcactacataggtgtcagtcttttttatttacgtagctttgactggtcttcaattgctcttaattttgttgttccctaggtgaaataatactgcaaggcctactggtatttcttacttttattgttagtctatttgtaatgtggctgaaatctaataaaaggcaatattaaaatatgacaaggagaacattttttgttcttttacatttcagttccactgaactggcAATTTCTTAGattcatttcgatttcatcttttatttcattttgattcagttttactcaccaaaatataattgtggatagaataaaatgtctacatttttctaaacggtagtttccttataagcttacagtatgaggcgtatatgatttcaagtatttgcttctttataattcagattaaatggtCCTGAAACTGTTAGagaaatagtgatgtgtggcttcttcatgaagtcatcacaaaattacccaaatgtcatctttactttcaaaatttcaaacaaaaagttatttcaaattactttaaaaactgtttggaatgaagtcaccaaaagcagctgcttactcagtgacgtttatactagttaatggttcttactacatcagtgagtttgaagttattttgctaatctggggcataaattatatttaggttgatcagtttcaacgttttacattttttatgtttaggtatggctaacattttcttttacctgttacaggagcattataccagcagaagtcagcgatatttgatcctgctctggtctgtgtgctggggccagaggggcttcagaataattaaattttaaattaaaacaattttaaacactttgaaaataaaattttttaaacatacatgtcttgataattttttttcacaccatttccattctgatatgtatttaattaattaggttcaataaattcagattaataattatgtagcttaaaacaagctgcaaataccaggctgtattccacttgtgtagatacagctggagccaaacttgataagtcaagcttgaaatatagcttgaacttggccaactttgatgtttgtttcaagcttgaatccaactaatAGGCcggaatattccagctttgatcaagcttataaacttcaactttacatctggaaacaagtttgaaaccggcttactgtgctatctgggaacggaagaaaaaacgtaaaacatacttgccaatgacaggtttgttgagatgcaattttctgtgttgacagatgtaactttttcatacggtggtaagtcgcagaaatcgcaggaatcacagaaatcgcagaagtagcagaagttacagaaatcgcagaagtagcagaaatcgcggaagtagcagaaatcgcagaaatagcagtggaggagggatacacgacctatgttccttaactgcgactcttaactgcgacaaatcacagttaagaataacatatactgaaaagtagcattcgcagaaatcactgatatcggaaaatcgcagtttagcccatcactactagCTATGGTAACGGCTTGATGAACTggctgatcgttaaaagtcggcaccaacgagttaaaatttcatagagtggctgagatactagttacagcgctcctagtggcaaccaacgctaactcggccgccatgttctccttagtcaaaacattggGAAagtgttactgttgtttgtgttggaagtgtgtcagctgttgtgatattactgcaatatttaacttttctagttgacttttttcttacaaaatataaagtcaacatgcctgcagtgtgttcagcgttcaactgcacaaatcacagcgataaaacaacaaatatttcatattataagtaagtatattagtaccgaaatacgacacacgttttttaatgtttattaaagagtcatttgcgttggaactgtaattatgcttaagacaaatgcaggaagtaatttacttatcgttgattacagatttcctttaaaagataaggaaattacaaaaagatgggttataaatatgaagcgagaaaactggtttcctactacagccagttacctctgttcagctcattttgaagagaaatatatgtaccacacaaatgtccagaggcgccttttgtcaaaaccagtacctactatctttaactttccaccacatttacaaaaccaagataaagtattacgaccacaacccagaaagcgatctttcgacaatttgcaagatagtgctattacagtgacatcattagcacaaagtaagtcaataatttaattttactctgtgttcttattactttgaattacatactttctattataatcttatggtgtaactctgttataaacttatgatgtaactacattcttccagtgcctgtcggacccacatctgtttctgctgaccacaattactgtctaccaagccctaagaagttgaaaacacaatataacagagtacaagcagagaatgtgcgactaaagaagcggataaagcaaatgaagcaacttagtgtacgacacaaaagaagaatagtgcagttacagactttagttgctggtttgagaagaaggctatgtagttcagtttctgatatgttaaacagtgaacatgtaggtggtttgttgaaggagctattggaacttcagtgcagtgctaaagtatgccattattctcagcaaataaggaaatttgccctgaccctacacttttattctgccaaggcatacagctacttacgaaaatttgtgaaattaccccacccaagaacgcttcgactttgttattgaattactatgcttgtgttaactacttgtaacacatatttcaaataaattctcgttcacagtgtactggtttttgaggctttgactgtttactttgaaagagcgacaaaaatatcgcatttctgcgcccgttactgtttctaatagttaaccacagcatgtttagaagtttcaccgtaatattctggtggtacctgctctaattacattaatttatgggcaacaagtaacgttatagtggatggacagacttatttgagttgtcttgtagtgttatctacatcgaaaagtttagccatatttcgacaaaaacatccctttttgctgtcagtgtacactgaaatcactgctgtctattgcttgttttagaaaaaataaagctagtatgggctatttcaagtaagtcaaacgcagttacaagggggcgggacacagcagacgaatgcccaaagaccttgtaaaaaataactagactcacttatggcgctgcagtcgcgggataatttgaaccttcggctggacgccattatagtggttgtagtctgatgtgttgtgtagtactgttgtttatgaagaccctgattcaacgttgtatatttgttggggcgtacatacagtatttgttactcgtaattctactgtctgtacgttccaatcaaaagaagtacaatggtgaagagttgtgcagcgattaattgtacaaataaattcgagaaaggaacgaatattacatttcacaggtatgtggatattttaagttgttttgtatgtcagtgcacttgcttagtaaatgtttttgtaacacggtattagcataatgtctgtgcatatatttggaggtttcctttctcaaaaccacagctgttacaaaaatggttacacgctgtcaggaggcaagatttccgaccgacagaataccattttatatgttccgatcattttgaagaaagttgtttccttgaaaattacgtaaatcgtagaaagctgaaagatgatgttgttccatccatctttcgttttccagaccatataaagcagaagataaatttttctttgtgaaccacattttattttaactataaaagtTGAGTTGCAAGCAACACGAAATTTGAGTTAGCAGGCTTTTTATCATTATAAAATGCAACTTaatgtgtgtaattgtaatctgatttcacaacttctcttgatggaacagttgttgagttttatttattatatgaaaaaaccacacgtataaactgaagtgtacatcttcgaaagtaaatattgtgactaatgcgatactggatacctgcctgaagtcttgtttgttgtagctggctgatcggtagtgttttcatggtctaggttaggttgaaacttgataatttggtcgtgagttgccaaagcactacgccatatataacgcacttttcgtcataaaatctaaagcaacgtagagtcagaaaatatctattaacatagtgggcaaatcttcgaatattttgatgcattttgcgtacatctatcgtaaatgaactacgaaaaatgctaggggtccagtgcataacttttagctacggcataTTCCATGTACTACGtaacataaattcataaacagtgactagttgctgtttcttcataaattaaaaactatattgtagtaacgtatttaaatgaggcattatgtttatgacctaactctagggaaggcattttataaccaaaagcgatgtataaacattcggaatccgcgcgtcagtttaccactctaatggccgccggccagctattcagtttgtccgctcttcacagtcgaccactcgtgcggttgtgggggccagcgaatgccttgactaaagaaaacatggcggccagaatttCAATTTGcatcaaacatggcggacctatagccactctatgcaattttaactcgttggtcggCACCATTCAGAACAGTTATTGTCGACTGTGGTCTGTTTCAGACCGCTGCCAACCTTAGAGATGTAACAGTTGTGACACAACAGTTGCCTGGTGAAGTGTTGTTTCTTTTACTGCGTGTGTAAATCACATAGATTGGTAATAATATTTGTCCTAGTATCTAAATGCATACTTGaataaactgtggaggaagacagagactagaatacatgcaatagataatagAGGACATAGGTTGCATTTGCTACCTAACAGTGAAAAGTTTGATACGGGGGAGAAATTCGTGACAGGCCACAACAAATCAAAgactgacgtaaaaaaaaaaaaaaaaaaaaaaaaaaaaaaaaaaaaaaaaactgagacacCGTCACAAAAGtttgataaataatttaaataCCAATATTCTTCTACAACTGTGTTGTATTAAAACAGACTTAATTAATGTAATGTTTCTTGATACAAATAAGTACCGTATTTGAAAATGACCATCTCTGCCATGCGCATTTATGAATAcatgttacttccgtgtcaaaaCTTATGTCAGTGCAGCTGATCGGTAGGAATCGCGCACGGACgtcagttgtcagtactggaagaaacACAattaaacattccccctctcacgtCCTCTAACCACGCAGTGGCTATATTACTTAACCTTTGCTCCTGGTGTAAGCGGTCAACTTCACTTGCCTCACGGCCGAATTCAGCCACGTCCACTACAATTAAGCACATCTTACAATACTCGCATTACTGTTATTGTAcgtatttttgtttcttagtgaGATGGAAAACTACACTCTTCAGAAGCTCTTAACATCAGTTTAAATACCAGGATTTGGCCACATGAATACTTCATTCGAGCTGCATGCGGCAcgcaggccgcagtttgacgacgaCTGAACGAAGAAACATTTTTATTCGTTACAATACAGACAGACGAGTGTTGACGAGGCGAGATTAAATTTTTGTTCATACTGTTTTAATACAGTTCACGAAATGAGCAAGGAAGATAGTGAAGGAATAACTTGGGGCACATTGAGCTACACAGGGACCACGGTTACGTTTTGGGACGTTTTGGCGCAGTGGTCGCATCTCGGGATAGGAAGTAAGAACAGGACCGTTACGTTCAAAGTCGATCAAGAAGACAGAGATGGCGATAGTCATAGGTCTTGTGCAAAAATCGTTCTACCGGGAAACTTAACGGAACCAAATTCTTACGTTGTTCCTGATAGAGGAAAGTGGCTACTGGACGAGCTGCTTTGGCCGGGAGCAGCAGATTCTCTGAAGCCAACCGCCGAGGAAAGGCCGACGGTTTTCATGATCGAACAAGCGGTGTCACAGGGCTGACGTGTCATAAAACCGATAGCGAAATGATGATCCTCTGATACAAAGGTTATTAAAGTACGTCGTAGCACTAATATGAAATAGGTACCTACGTTTCATGATAATTCTTGAAAATCCCACACGCACATTTTTACGTTTCGACGACATCCGCGCCTTTCCCGATGGGCGAGTTCACTTCCGCCACAGCAATACACGTTACAATATGCAGGTATGCGGTATCCACGGAATGCACGGACGTGCATAACGAAACTTGGCGCAATTCTTCATCTCAACGTCCCCATGTTCAACAAAATTCTGTACGTTGTTCTCATCACAGCTTGCATCTCGAAATTTATTAAGAACAAACACAATTTTTACCGGACACGCTATGTTCATCTAGCAGTGATCTTAATCAAGGAAAATCAGAAAGTGATCCGTTGAAGTACTTTAGTGATTATAATGCAAGTTCAGGGAAACACTGTTTGAAATGATCAAAATTATGTACACTGAAAAGTTCCAAAGACAACAGACCGTGCAAGTTACTAAATCTGTCTTGTAACTGTCCCACCACAGTGTCAAAATTTGGCTTTAGATTCTTCTACAGTTTGTTTCTAAATTGATTACAGCATCTACGACGTTTAGTTACTGGTCCATCCATATGTTGGCCATGGACAACTCTTTTCCACGTTCTTTCAAATCTGTTGCGTTTGGGTTTCAACATTTCTttgtattcattaatttttgttaGAGAGTAGTCAATGTCGTAAGCTCTAACTTGCAACGTATCAGACaatgcgttgttgttgtggtcttcagtctgaagactggtttgatgcagctctccatgctactactcaatgtgatcaaaagtatctggacacctggctgaaaattacttacaagttcggggcgccctccatcagtaatgctggaattcagtgtgccTTAGcactggtgacagcttccactctcgcagggatacgttcagttaggtgctggaaggtttcttggagaatggcagcccattcttcacagagtgctgcactgaggagaggaccaccactcgcggttctaggcgcgcagtccggaaccgtgcgactgctacggtcgcaggttcgaatcctgcctcgggcatggatgtgtgtgatgtccataggttagttaggtttaagtagttctaagttctaggggactgatgatcacagaagttaagtcccatagtgctcagagccatttgaaggaccACCACacgccgtgtattatgaacaggtgctcgatcatgttgaaagatgcaaccaccatccccgaattgctcttcaacaatgggaagcaagaagatgcttaaaacatcaatgtaggcctgtgctgtgatagtgccacgcaaaacaacaaggggtgcaagctccctccatgaaaaacacgaccacaccataacaccaccgcctccgaactttactgttggcactacacacgctggaagatgacgttcattgGCCATGCGCCaaacccacaccctaccatcggatcgccatattgtgtaccgtgattcgtcactccacacgacgtctTTACACTGTtcagtggtccaatgtttacgctccttacaccaaacgagacgtcgtttggtatttacccgcgtgatgtgtggcttatgagtagccgctcgaccatgaaatccaagttttctcacctcccgcctaactgtcatagtacttgctgtggatcctgatgcagtttggaattcctgtgtgatggtctggatagatgtctgcctattacacattacgaccctcttcaactgtcagcggtctccgtcagtcaacagacgaggtcggcctgtacgcttttgtgctgtacgtgtgccttcacgtttccatttcactatcacgtcggaaacagtgaacctagggatatttaggagtgtgaaaatctcgcgtacagacgtatgacacaattgacacccaatcacctgaccgcgttcgaagtctgtgagttccgcggagcaccccattctgctctttcacgatgtctaatgactactgaggtcgctgatatggcgtacctggcagtaggtggcagcacaatgtacctaatatgaaaaaggtatgttttgggggggggggggtatccgaatacttttggtcacatagtgtatatcctgtgcaagcttcgtcatctccgagtaaactactgaaacctacatccttctgaatctgcttactatattcatataTTTTTACTCCCACATctccgccagccgcggtggtctagtggttctcggcgctcagtccggagccgcacgactgctacggtcgcaggttcgaatcctgcctcgggcatggatgtgtgtgatgtccttaggttagttaggtttctaggggactgatgaccacagatgttaagtcccatagtgctcagagccattt
This window contains:
- the LOC124775003 gene encoding THAP domain-containing protein 1-like, with translation MPAVCSAFNCTNHSDKTTNISYYKFPLKDKEITKRWVINMKRENWFPTTASYLCSAHFEEKYMYHTNVQRRLLSKPVPTIFNFPPHLQNQDKVLRPQPRKRSFDNLQDSAITVTSLAQMPVGPTSVSADHNYCLPSPKKLKTQYNRVQAENVRLKKRIKQMKQLSVRHKRRIVQLQTLVAGLRRRLCSSVSDMLNSEHVGGLLKELLELQCSAKVCHYSQQIRKFALTLHFYSAKAYSYLRKFVKLPHPRTLRLCY